In Anopheles gambiae chromosome 2, idAnoGambNW_F1_1, whole genome shotgun sequence, a single window of DNA contains:
- the LOC133391654 gene encoding uncharacterized protein LOC133391654, whose amino-acid sequence MSGGDSLHPRPLGSALKDISAFFGRSGKTPRSPPDENAQSSASPAVVAVEETPVEHALVNMEAERGTLLASESAGQTMVQLPLLVPPSSTEQELASSISKLQEALAVARELHEFTKDRNNVHAPIKKMSVSILSSLTCIERELLTMKMRVERIEKASMKPKAGLTTTPISGKRNRKVRTPEEAEEVKRAKNDAPNCNQIAPEPIEEQEKSESSELWSTVVSKKAKRKATIDSATDVGQGRPGAPNGPTKLTSWRPKTEAILVETNEVSTHKDILRKLKTDPELQPFGKQVARVRSTKNGGLLFELKKNDGTYSEDYSEKIQKAIGESGKVKTLGQMETVEIRYIDEETEADDVEREVRNQFACTEGCKLEVRMKSSYSGMQTAIVKLPAKLVPAMTAAGKIQIGWSVCPVRVSTPSRKCYRCWQTGHISQDCKGPDRSKCCLRCGDEGHFASACQKTPRCVFCPAGFNAHHSSGAFCPVTKKTTSWK is encoded by the coding sequence ATGAGCGGAGGCGATTCCCTTCATCCGCGTCCTTTAGGGTCCGCCCTTAAGGACATAAGTGCTTTTTTCGGTCGTAGTGGCAAGACACCAAGGTCACCCCCGGATGAAAACGCACAGAGTTCTGCATCACCTGCAGTGGTTGCCGTTGAAGAAACACCGGTTGAACACGCCTTAGTCAACATGGAGGCTGAAAGAGGAACCTTGTTGGCGTCAGAGAGCGCAGGACAGACCATGGTGCAACTCCCGCTTTTAGTTCCTCCCTCCTCCACGGAACAAGAGCTTGCTTCCAGTATCAGTAAACTGCAAGAAGCTCTGGCGGTTGCAAGAGAGTTGCATGAATTCACTAAAGATCGAAACAATGTACATGCTCCGATCAAGAAGATGTCGGTGAGCATCCTGTCGTCGCTAACCTGTATTGAACGGGAACTGCTTACCATGAAGATGAGGGTGGAAAGGATCGAAAAGGCGTCTATGAAACCCAAGGCAGGCCTTACAACTACACCGATCTCGGGGAAGAGAAACAGGAAGGTGAGAACACCAGAGGAAGCAGAGGAGGTAAAACGGGCAAAGAACGATGCCCCAAATTGTAACCAGATAGCCCCAGAACCTATTGAAGAGCAGGAGAAATCAGAGAGTAGCGAGTTATGGAGCACGGTGGTCAGCAAAAAGGCCAAACGTAAGGCTACAATAGATTCGGCCACAGATGTTGGTCAAGGTAGACCTGGTGCACCAAATGGTCCAACTAAACTGACCTCATGGCGACCGAAAACGGAGGCGATCCTGGTCGAGACAAACGAAGTGTCTACACACAAGGACATACTTCGAAAACTGAAGACTGATCCCGAGCTACAGCCGTTTGGCAAACAAGTCGCACGAGTTAGAAGTACCAAAAATGGAGGTTTACTCTTTGAGCTAAAGAAGAACGATGGTACCTACAGTGAAGATTATTCCGAAAAAATCCAAAAGGCCATCGGAGAATCCGGAAAAGTAAAAACCCTTGGGCAAATGGAGACTGTCGAAATTCGCTATATCGATGAAGAGACAGAGGCAGATGATGTCGAACGAGAAGTGCGAAATCAATTTGCCTGCACCGAAGGCTGTAAATTGGAAGTAAGAATGAAATCTTCTTACTCGGGTATGCAGACTGCCATCGTTAAACTTCCAGCAAAGCTAGTGCCGGCGATGACAGCAGCAGGGAAAATACAAATAGGCTGGTCAGTCTGCCCAGTGCGGGTCAGCACTCCGAGCAGAAAATGCTACCGCTGCTGGCAAACGGGCCACATCTCACAGGACTGCAAGGGTCCAGACAGGAGTAAATGCTGCCTGCGCTGCGGAGATGAAGGTCACTTCGCTTCTGCGTGCCAAAAAACTCCTCGATGTGTGTTCTGTCCAGCTGGTTTCAACGCGCATCATTCGAGTGGAGCATTCTGCCCAGtgacgaaaaaaacaacatcatggAAGTAG